In a genomic window of Mycolicibacter heraklionensis:
- a CDS encoding DUF4190 domain-containing protein, with protein sequence MTAPGGDSGENPRGNADQPWADAGAPPPDQGGWPYPSGFEGYPPAPGYPPPGFPPTGFPPPPPSAGGYPPPPPPGNYLPPGGYVPPAPAGPNEYPGLGAPPGYPPPGYGNPPGYPPSGYGTPYPGSYFNPGQAQKTNVLAVSSLVVSLLGLVFWPLGVAGVILGGVALSQIRSTGEAGHGLAVAGTAIGGVAVTLSFILAMIALN encoded by the coding sequence ATGACAGCTCCCGGCGGGGATTCTGGCGAGAATCCACGAGGCAATGCCGACCAACCCTGGGCCGACGCGGGTGCACCCCCGCCCGACCAGGGCGGCTGGCCCTACCCGTCGGGCTTCGAGGGCTACCCGCCGGCACCCGGCTACCCGCCGCCTGGCTTCCCCCCGACTGGCTTCCCTCCGCCGCCCCCGTCCGCGGGCGGTTATCCGCCGCCCCCACCGCCCGGCAACTATCTGCCGCCCGGCGGCTATGTGCCGCCCGCACCTGCCGGCCCGAACGAATACCCGGGACTCGGCGCCCCTCCCGGATATCCTCCGCCGGGCTACGGCAACCCCCCGGGTTACCCGCCGTCGGGCTATGGCACGCCGTATCCGGGCAGCTACTTCAATCCGGGCCAGGCGCAGAAGACCAACGTCCTGGCGGTCAGCTCCCTGGTGGTGTCGTTGCTCGGCCTGGTGTTCTGGCCGCTGGGAGTGGCCGGCGTCATCCTGGGGGGCGTCGCGCTGAGCCAGATCAGGTCGACCGGTGAGGCGGGCCACGGTCTCGCGGTGGCCGGTACCGCGATAGGCGGTGTCGCCGTGACTCTTTCGTTCATTCTCGCAATGATCGCCCTGAACTAA